A genomic region of bacterium contains the following coding sequences:
- a CDS encoding sigma-70 family RNA polymerase sigma factor: MEAARRGDRDAFNELVRSTYRDIYALAYRLTGNPDDAGDVVQDAYVRAYRAIRRFRGDSSFSTWMYRITSNCASTHLSRRTRQRTEELSDDVPIVDLRPEQDPSLRAEAAILRHHIDRAIRALPDRLRQVVVLRDLHDLSHSEIAAELGITTSAAKVRLHRARQRLRAVLQRTSELGADQTEPTAQEAPDEGAS; encoded by the coding sequence GTGGAAGCCGCCCGCCGCGGCGACCGCGACGCGTTCAACGAACTCGTCCGATCCACCTACCGGGACATCTACGCCCTGGCCTACCGGCTCACCGGCAACCCCGACGACGCCGGTGACGTGGTACAAGACGCCTATGTCCGGGCCTACCGCGCCATCCGCCGCTTTCGGGGCGACTCCAGTTTCTCCACCTGGATGTACCGCATTACCAGCAACTGCGCGTCCACGCATTTGAGCCGCCGAACCCGCCAGCGCACCGAGGAACTGAGCGACGACGTCCCCATCGTCGATCTGCGGCCCGAGCAGGACCCGAGCCTGCGAGCCGAGGCGGCTATTCTTCGCCATCACATCGACCGGGCGATCCGCGCGCTACCCGATCGCCTACGGCAAGTGGTGGTGCTGCGCGATCTGCACGACCTCTCCCATAGTGAGATCGCCGCCGAGTTGGGCATCACTACCTCGGCGGCCAAGGTCCGGCTCCACCGGGCCCGACAGCGGCTGCGCGCCGTACTTCAGCGCACTTCAGAGCTGGGGGCCGATCAAACAGAGCCAACCGCCCAAGAAGCACCAGACGAGGGGGCCTCATGA
- the secE gene encoding preprotein translocase subunit SecE: protein MAKRQGFVDEEGTPVRDRRQARNQPRPGEERVGPVQFLREVRGELRKVSWPRREEVVNYSIVVLVVLVLLTTAIGLLDWGFSEAILKLFDR from the coding sequence ATGGCCAAGCGGCAGGGCTTCGTCGACGAAGAAGGCACCCCGGTCCGCGACCGCCGCCAGGCCAGGAATCAGCCCCGGCCCGGGGAAGAGCGGGTTGGTCCGGTGCAATTCCTGCGCGAGGTTCGCGGCGAACTCCGCAAGGTTTCGTGGCCCCGGCGCGAGGAAGTCGTCAACTACTCCATCGTGGTGCTGGTAGTTCTGGTGCTGCTAACCACCGCCATCGGCCTGCTCGACTGGGGCTTCAGCGAAGCCATCCTGAAGTTGTTCGATCGATGA
- a CDS encoding GNAT family N-acetyltransferase, whose translation MADGTVQPVAIRAARPADAEGIREIYNYEVLNGTSTFDIEPRSLAAQQAWLQDRSGVHAVLVATPDGDDDTVIGYASLSPFHTRPAYNTTVENSVYVHVDQRGEGVGRALLLELIALAQSHGFHTVIARISGGNEASVAVHRSAGFEVVGIEREVGRKFGRWLDVTVMQLMLRDWSNEHQ comes from the coding sequence GTGGCGGACGGTACGGTGCAGCCCGTGGCCATTCGAGCAGCCCGGCCGGCTGACGCTGAAGGCATCCGTGAGATCTACAACTACGAGGTGCTGAACGGGACCAGCACTTTCGACATCGAGCCCCGGTCGTTGGCCGCGCAGCAGGCCTGGTTGCAGGATCGCAGCGGTGTCCACGCGGTGCTGGTGGCCACGCCCGACGGAGATGACGACACCGTGATCGGATATGCCTCCCTGTCGCCCTTCCACACTCGACCTGCCTACAACACCACGGTGGAGAACTCGGTGTATGTCCATGTCGACCAAAGAGGTGAGGGCGTTGGCCGGGCGCTGTTGCTGGAGTTGATCGCCTTGGCCCAGAGCCACGGGTTCCACACCGTGATCGCCCGAATCTCTGGAGGCAACGAGGCATCAGTGGCCGTCCACCGCTCCGCAGGCTTCGAAGTAGTGGGCATCGAGCGCGAAGTAGGCCGCAAGTTCGGCCGCTGGCTCGACGTGACCGTGATGCAGCTCATGCTGCGAGATTGGAGCAACGAGCATCAGTAG